CTGGTTTGAGCGCTGCCAGCGACCTTCCTGCCCTCGACGACCAGTTCATACCAGCTTGGAGCATCAAAGCAGACGGAAGACCTGGGCGTTTTTAAAGCCGCTTTTTCCTGATCGGTTCTAGGCACGGCAAAATAAGCATCCAATCCCAGATTCCTGAACCCCATTAATATTCCTTCAGAAATGACACGATATGCTTCAGTAACGGTAGTTGGCATTCCCGGATAGGATTCTGGAACGATTACGCTATAAGTCAATTCATGCTCGTGCAGTACCGCTCGTCCTCCTGTCGGCCTGCGAACAAAACCAAGGCCCTGCCTTTTGACCTCTTCCAAATCAATTTCCGCTTCAGCCTTTTGAAAATAACCAATCGACAATGTCGCTGGATCCCAGCCGTAAAAGCGTATAATTGGCGGAATTTCAGCTTTGCTTTGCCAGTTTAACAGTGCTTCGTCCAACGCCATATTAAAAGCCGGTGAACAATACCCCGAATCTATAAAACCCCATTTTTCTTTAGTCATCCTTACCCCTCGTTTCAATAGACTGTTTTTCATTCCCCCACAAAAACTCACATGTAGTAGTTTAACAGACTTTAACACTCTAAAAAAGAAAGTGCTATCAAGTCGATGAAGAATTTGATGAAAATTCTTTTTGATTATTGGGTAAAGCAATTATATAATAAAGATTGTCTGTATTCGTTAAGGTAGAAGGGAGTTTTTATGTTTGGAAATATTATATACACTGCTCATCATCTTGGGAGTGGTTATTGCGTATTCACTTTTT
The DNA window shown above is from Peribacillus sp. FSL P2-0133 and carries:
- a CDS encoding biotin/lipoate A/B protein ligase family protein, whose translation is MTKEKWGFIDSGYCSPAFNMALDEALLNWQSKAEIPPIIRFYGWDPATLSIGYFQKAEAEIDLEEVKRQGLGFVRRPTGGRAVLHEHELTYSVIVPESYPGMPTTVTEAYRVISEGILMGFRNLGLDAYFAVPRTDQEKAALKTPRSSVCFDAPSWYELVVEGRKVAGSAQTRQKGVILQHGSILLELDDDKLFSVFKFSNDRVKERMQKNLKNKAVAINDIAGRKITIPEAKEAFEKGFAEGLSIELEPYVLTEKQLLEVKAIAESKYESDEWNFMR